One Methylomarinovum tepidoasis DNA window includes the following coding sequences:
- the dapA gene encoding 4-hydroxy-tetrahydrodipicolinate synthase codes for MIQGSIVALVTPMNPDGSLDEVSLRELVEWHVAEGTDAIVAVGTTGESATLDAAEHCRVIRWTVEQAKGRIPVIAGTGSNCTREAIELTREAREAGADACLLVTPYYNKPTQEGLYRHYRAIAEAVAIPQILYNVPGRTACDLLPETVARLAKVPNIVGIKEASADTPTRARQIRTLCPDFPIYSGDDATARQVCLEGGAGVISVTANVAPRKMHEMIAAACAGDAAAAERLDAPLAGLHRSLFIESNPIPVKWALHEMGKIPAGIRLPLTWLSASCHDEVRQALCQADAL; via the coding sequence ATGATCCAAGGCAGCATCGTCGCACTGGTCACGCCCATGAATCCCGACGGCAGTCTCGACGAGGTCAGCTTGCGGGAGCTGGTGGAATGGCATGTTGCCGAAGGCACCGACGCCATCGTCGCCGTCGGCACCACAGGCGAGTCGGCCACCCTCGATGCCGCCGAGCACTGCCGGGTGATCCGCTGGACCGTGGAGCAGGCCAAAGGCCGGATCCCTGTCATCGCCGGCACCGGCTCCAACTGCACCCGTGAGGCCATCGAACTGACCCGCGAAGCCAGGGAAGCCGGCGCCGACGCCTGCCTGCTGGTAACGCCCTACTACAACAAACCGACCCAGGAAGGTCTTTACCGCCACTATCGGGCCATCGCCGAGGCGGTGGCCATTCCCCAGATTCTCTACAACGTGCCCGGCCGCACCGCCTGCGACCTGCTGCCGGAAACGGTCGCCCGCCTGGCGAAAGTTCCCAACATCGTCGGCATCAAGGAAGCCTCCGCCGACACCCCCACACGGGCGCGGCAAATCCGCACCCTGTGCCCGGATTTTCCCATCTATTCCGGGGACGACGCCACCGCCCGGCAGGTCTGCCTCGAAGGCGGGGCCGGGGTGATCTCGGTGACCGCCAACGTCGCCCCCCGTAAGATGCACGAAATGATCGCCGCCGCCTGCGCCGGGGACGCAGCTGCCGCTGAACGCCTCGACGCACCGCTGGCCGGTCTGCACCGCAGCCTGTTCATCGAATCCAACCCTATCCCGGTCAAATGGGCGCTGCACGAAATGGGAAAGATTCCGGCCGGCATCCGCCTGCCTCTGACCTGGCTCTCCGCCTCCTGTCACGACGAGGTACGTCAGGCCCTGTGCCAGGCAGACGCGCTCTGA
- the bamC gene encoding outer membrane protein assembly factor BamC — translation MTRLFLVLLIPLAFGSCSWLVSDKEKELLAVRPLPPLKLPPASRAVPTLEAVKPPPAVPKPPRADAAATLDTLYLDLQQPFADAWIHILQALDQLQLEIIGRDPERGVLRIIESAAETELAQDRGLWEDLLYFFGKGAKLREREYQLVLQPADGHTRLFLLDADGHPLQDERARRLLKRLQRTLATIEIETT, via the coding sequence ATGACGCGCCTTTTCCTTGTCCTGCTGATCCCCCTCGCTTTTGGTAGCTGCAGCTGGCTGGTCTCGGACAAGGAAAAGGAATTGCTGGCGGTTCGCCCCCTGCCCCCTCTCAAATTACCGCCAGCCTCCCGCGCCGTTCCCACCCTGGAAGCCGTCAAACCGCCGCCCGCGGTTCCGAAACCGCCTCGGGCCGATGCCGCAGCCACACTCGACACGCTTTACCTGGATCTGCAGCAACCTTTCGCCGACGCCTGGATCCACATCCTCCAGGCACTCGACCAGCTGCAGCTGGAAATCATCGGCCGCGACCCGGAGCGGGGCGTGCTTCGCATCATCGAAAGCGCGGCCGAGACTGAACTGGCACAGGACCGGGGTCTATGGGAGGACCTGCTGTACTTCTTCGGCAAAGGCGCAAAATTGCGGGAACGGGAATATCAGTTGGTTCTGCAGCCGGCTGATGGCCATACCCGCTTGTTCCTTCTCGATGCCGACGGCCATCCGCTGCAGGACGAACGCGCCCGCCGACTGCTGAAGCGCCTGCAACGAACCCTGGCCACGATAGAAATAGAAACAACATGA
- the purL gene encoding phosphoribosylformylglycinamidine synthase, giving the protein MIVLELPGAAALSPFRRDKLLQTLQARIPSIRHLAARYVHYLECQRELLPEERSRLERLLSPQPAAEAGFDGRHFWVLPRPGTISPWSSKATDILHTCGLTVVTRVERGVEYCIDADQPLTKPQLQPLYDRMTEVLLAEGEEAEIFSHRPPAPLVAIPLLAEGRSALDRANREMGLALSADEIDYLLERFTELGRDPTDAELMMFAQANSEHCRHKIFNASWTIDGRPQDKSLFQMIRNTTEKSPAGILSAYKDNAAVIEGAVTPVFLRDPEGHYRYREEAAHILMKVETHNHPTAISPDPGAATGAGGEIRDEGATGRGGYPKAGLTGFSVSHLRIPGWHQPWEENDPGKPGRIVSALEIMIEGPIGAARFNNEFGRPNLAGYFRTFEQQVPDSDGREWRGYHKPIMLAGGMGNIRQEHIEKQEIPPGALIIVLGGPAMLIGLGGGAASSQSSGESAEELDFASVQRANPEMQRRCQEVIEHCRALGKDNPILSVHDVGAGGLSNAVPEIIHDWDRGGKFELRQIPCADSSLSPMQIWCNESQERYVFAIHPQSLARFEQICARERCPFAVIGCATGKEILRVHDKLFDNYPVDIPMDLLFGKPPQMHRDVRHLPTRARTLDTPPPDIREAAYRVLRFPTVASKSFLITIGDRSITGLVARDQMIGPWQVPVSDVAVTAAGFRTYRGEAMAMGERTPVAVLDAPAAGRLAIGEALTNIAAALIERLGDVKLSANWMAACGHPGEDAALFDTVKTVGMALCPELGIAIPVGKDSLSMKTVWRDEGGEKVMTAPVSLIVSAFAPVSDVRRTLTPQLRRDPDTHLLLLDLGGGKNRLGGSVLAQVYDALTLENHPAADLDDPARLRAFFSAIQALNRQGLLLAYHDRSDGGLLACLCEMAFAGRCGLDIDLTPLGDAPLAILFSEELGAVIQVRSIHLDAVLEILTSHGLIDHCHPLGTPNLEGRIRFRHQGQTLLEENRRDLHQAWTETSYRMQALRDNPQCARQEFENLTDDQDPGLHVRLSFDPAEDICAPFVHTRRPKVAILREQGVNGHVEMAAAFERAGFEAVDVHMTDILGGRGLDAFSGLAACGGFSYGDVLGAGSGWAASILFNPRARDTFQNFFAREETFSLGVCNGCQMLSQLKELIPGAQHWPRFHRNLSEQFEARLSLVEVLPSPSILLQGMAGSILPVAVAHGEGRAVFDPQDQTQAPVSLRYVDHYGNPTETYPFNPNGSPGGITGLTTTDGRVTIMMPHPERCFRSIQHSWHPEDWGEDGPWLRLFRNARKWLG; this is encoded by the coding sequence ATGATCGTACTGGAACTGCCGGGCGCCGCCGCCCTCTCCCCTTTTCGCCGCGACAAGCTGCTGCAGACCCTGCAGGCACGGATCCCGTCCATCCGCCACCTTGCCGCCCGCTACGTGCACTACCTCGAATGCCAGCGGGAACTGCTTCCCGAAGAACGCAGCCGCCTGGAGCGGCTGCTGAGTCCCCAACCTGCCGCCGAGGCAGGTTTCGACGGGCGGCATTTCTGGGTGCTTCCCCGCCCCGGGACCATTTCCCCCTGGTCGAGCAAGGCGACCGACATCCTACACACCTGCGGCCTGACGGTGGTGACCCGCGTCGAACGCGGCGTGGAATACTGCATCGACGCCGACCAGCCGCTGACCAAACCCCAACTCCAGCCCCTCTACGACCGTATGACCGAAGTGCTGCTGGCCGAAGGCGAGGAAGCGGAAATCTTTTCCCACCGCCCGCCGGCGCCCCTGGTCGCCATTCCCCTGCTAGCCGAAGGCCGCAGCGCGCTGGATCGCGCAAACCGGGAGATGGGGCTGGCGTTGTCCGCCGATGAAATCGATTATCTGCTGGAGCGCTTCACCGAGCTTGGCCGCGATCCCACCGACGCCGAACTGATGATGTTCGCTCAGGCCAATTCGGAACATTGCCGCCACAAGATCTTCAATGCCTCCTGGACCATCGACGGCCGGCCGCAGGATAAATCCCTGTTCCAGATGATCCGCAACACGACGGAAAAAAGCCCAGCCGGCATCCTCTCCGCCTACAAAGACAACGCCGCGGTCATCGAAGGGGCGGTCACGCCAGTCTTCCTGCGCGATCCCGAGGGCCATTACCGCTATCGTGAGGAAGCGGCCCACATCCTGATGAAGGTGGAAACCCACAACCATCCCACCGCCATTTCTCCGGACCCAGGCGCAGCCACGGGCGCCGGTGGGGAGATCCGCGACGAAGGGGCCACCGGCCGCGGCGGCTATCCAAAAGCAGGGCTGACCGGTTTTTCCGTCTCCCATCTGCGCATCCCCGGCTGGCATCAGCCCTGGGAAGAAAACGACCCCGGCAAACCCGGCCGCATCGTCTCCGCGCTCGAGATCATGATCGAAGGTCCCATCGGAGCGGCCCGCTTCAACAACGAGTTCGGCCGCCCCAATCTGGCCGGTTACTTCCGCACCTTCGAACAGCAGGTGCCGGACAGCGATGGCCGGGAGTGGCGCGGTTATCACAAGCCCATCATGCTTGCCGGCGGGATGGGCAACATCCGCCAGGAACACATCGAAAAGCAGGAAATCCCTCCCGGAGCACTGATCATCGTTCTCGGGGGACCTGCGATGCTCATCGGTCTGGGGGGCGGTGCGGCTTCCTCCCAGTCCTCCGGGGAATCGGCCGAGGAGCTGGATTTCGCCTCGGTGCAGCGGGCCAACCCGGAGATGCAGCGCCGTTGCCAGGAGGTCATCGAACATTGCCGCGCCCTGGGGAAGGACAACCCGATCCTCTCGGTCCACGACGTCGGCGCCGGCGGCCTGTCCAACGCGGTCCCCGAAATCATCCACGACTGGGACCGGGGTGGTAAATTCGAGCTGCGCCAGATCCCCTGCGCCGATTCCAGCCTGTCGCCGATGCAGATCTGGTGCAACGAGTCCCAGGAACGCTACGTCTTCGCCATTCATCCCCAGTCTCTGGCACGTTTCGAACAGATCTGCGCGCGCGAACGTTGTCCCTTCGCGGTCATCGGCTGCGCCACGGGCAAGGAGATCCTGCGGGTCCACGACAAGCTGTTCGACAATTATCCGGTGGACATCCCCATGGACCTGCTGTTCGGCAAACCGCCGCAGATGCACCGTGATGTCCGCCACTTGCCGACCCGCGCCCGAACGCTCGACACCCCTCCACCTGACATCCGGGAAGCGGCCTACCGAGTGCTGCGCTTTCCCACCGTGGCCAGCAAAAGCTTTCTGATCACCATCGGCGACCGTTCCATCACCGGCCTGGTGGCCCGCGACCAGATGATCGGACCGTGGCAGGTGCCGGTGAGCGACGTGGCGGTCACCGCCGCCGGTTTCCGCACCTACCGGGGCGAGGCCATGGCCATGGGGGAACGCACCCCGGTGGCGGTGCTCGACGCCCCGGCCGCCGGTCGTCTCGCCATCGGCGAAGCGTTGACCAACATCGCCGCCGCCCTGATCGAGCGTCTGGGCGACGTCAAGCTCTCAGCCAACTGGATGGCCGCCTGTGGTCATCCGGGCGAAGACGCCGCTCTGTTCGACACCGTCAAGACCGTCGGCATGGCGCTGTGCCCGGAACTGGGCATCGCCATTCCGGTGGGCAAAGACTCACTGTCGATGAAGACCGTCTGGCGCGATGAGGGGGGGGAGAAGGTGATGACCGCACCGGTTTCCCTGATCGTCTCCGCTTTCGCGCCAGTCAGCGACGTGCGCCGTACCCTTACCCCCCAATTACGGCGTGATCCCGACACCCATCTGCTGCTGCTCGATCTGGGGGGCGGCAAGAACCGCCTCGGCGGTTCGGTGCTGGCCCAGGTTTACGACGCCTTGACGCTGGAAAACCATCCTGCGGCGGATCTTGACGATCCGGCCCGTCTGCGGGCCTTCTTCAGCGCCATCCAGGCGCTCAACCGCCAGGGCCTGCTGCTGGCCTACCACGACCGTTCCGATGGCGGACTGTTGGCCTGCCTGTGCGAAATGGCCTTCGCCGGCCGTTGCGGTCTCGACATCGACTTGACACCCCTGGGAGACGCCCCCCTGGCGATCCTCTTCAGCGAGGAACTGGGGGCAGTGATCCAGGTCCGCAGCATCCACCTCGACGCAGTCCTTGAAATCCTGACGTCCCACGGTCTGATTGATCACTGCCATCCATTGGGCACCCCGAACCTGGAAGGACGGATACGCTTTCGACATCAGGGCCAAACGCTGCTGGAAGAGAACCGCCGCGATCTCCACCAGGCCTGGACCGAGACCAGCTACCGGATGCAGGCGTTGCGCGACAATCCCCAATGCGCCCGCCAGGAATTCGAGAACCTTACCGATGACCAAGACCCCGGTCTTCACGTCAGGCTCAGTTTCGATCCGGCCGAGGACATCTGCGCCCCGTTCGTCCATACGCGCCGTCCCAAAGTGGCGATCCTGCGGGAACAGGGCGTAAACGGCCACGTCGAGATGGCGGCGGCTTTCGAGCGCGCTGGTTTCGAGGCCGTCGACGTCCACATGACCGATATTCTCGGCGGCCGCGGTCTGGACGCGTTTTCAGGGCTTGCCGCCTGCGGCGGTTTCTCCTACGGTGACGTTCTGGGTGCCGGTTCCGGCTGGGCCGCTTCCATTCTGTTCAACCCTCGGGCCCGTGACACCTTCCAGAACTTCTTCGCGCGAGAGGAAACCTTCAGCCTGGGTGTTTGCAACGGCTGCCAAATGCTGTCCCAGCTCAAGGAGCTCATTCCCGGCGCACAGCACTGGCCCCGCTTCCACCGCAATCTGTCGGAACAGTTCGAAGCCCGCCTGTCCCTCGTGGAAGTGCTTCCCTCGCCTTCCATCCTGCTGCAGGGAATGGCAGGCTCCATTCTCCCTGTGGCCGTCGCCCATGGAGAGGGGCGCGCGGTATTCGATCCGCAGGATCAGACCCAAGCCCCGGTATCGCTGCGTTATGTGGACCATTACGGCAACCCGACCGAAACCTATCCCTTCAATCCCAACGGTTCTCCAGGCGGCATCACCGGCCTGACCACCACGGATGGCCGTGTCACCATCATGATGCCCCACCCCGAGCGCTGCTTCCGTAGCATTCAGCATTCCTGGCATCCCGAGGACTGGGGAGAAGATGGGCCCTGGCTGCGCCTGTTCCGCAACGCCAGGAAGTGGCTCGGATAA
- the amoB gene encoding bacterial ammonia monooxygenase, subunit AmoB, whose product MKTIRDRLTRWSLVGLLMTLAAAVMYTPAASAHGEKSQAAFLRMRTIHWFDLNWSTDQVKVNEEMEISGKFHVFSGWPESVDPPEVSFLNVGIPGPVFIRKESYIGDTFVPRSVRLEIGNTYAFRVVLKARRGGEWHVHPMLNVEGGGPIIGPGKWVIVEGKLSEFKNPITTLTGQTVDLETYNTGNTVFWHVLWYAIGLAWILYFVRKPVFLPRMVMVNAGRGDELITPTEKKVGMLFGAATLLLVIFGYSSTQSKYPVTIPLQAGVLRGIKPIQMPTPTVDVKVDEATYRVPGRAMKMVLTVTNNGDRPVQLCEFMTANVRFMNPEVCEDDTGYPEDLLADEGLTVVPNDPIAPGETKTLEVTASDAAWEVYRLADIIYDPDSRMGGMLFFYDDAGNRQMVMIDAPLIPTFM is encoded by the coding sequence ATGAAAACGATAAGAGATAGGCTCACCCGCTGGTCGCTGGTCGGCCTGCTGATGACCCTGGCGGCGGCGGTGATGTACACCCCGGCGGCTTCTGCCCACGGTGAAAAGTCGCAGGCGGCGTTCCTGCGTATGCGTACCATCCACTGGTTCGACCTCAACTGGTCTACTGACCAGGTCAAGGTCAACGAAGAGATGGAAATCAGTGGCAAATTCCACGTTTTTTCAGGCTGGCCTGAGTCCGTGGATCCGCCCGAAGTGTCGTTCCTGAACGTCGGGATTCCTGGGCCTGTGTTCATCCGCAAGGAATCCTACATCGGCGACACCTTTGTGCCGCGTTCGGTGCGGCTGGAAATCGGCAACACCTATGCCTTCCGCGTGGTGCTCAAAGCCCGCCGCGGGGGTGAATGGCACGTTCACCCGATGCTGAACGTCGAAGGCGGTGGTCCGATCATCGGTCCGGGTAAATGGGTGATCGTTGAAGGGAAGCTGAGCGAGTTCAAGAACCCGATCACCACCCTGACCGGACAGACCGTCGACCTGGAAACCTACAACACGGGCAACACCGTGTTCTGGCACGTGCTGTGGTATGCCATCGGTCTGGCGTGGATCCTCTACTTCGTGCGCAAGCCGGTGTTCCTGCCGCGCATGGTGATGGTCAATGCCGGCCGTGGTGACGAACTGATCACCCCGACCGAAAAGAAGGTGGGCATGCTGTTTGGCGCCGCCACCCTTCTGCTGGTGATCTTCGGCTACAGCAGCACCCAGAGCAAGTATCCGGTGACCATTCCGCTGCAGGCGGGTGTGCTGCGTGGCATCAAGCCGATCCAGATGCCCACCCCGACTGTGGACGTCAAGGTGGACGAAGCCACCTACCGTGTACCGGGCCGTGCCATGAAGATGGTGCTGACCGTCACCAACAATGGTGATCGTCCGGTCCAGCTGTGCGAATTCATGACCGCCAACGTGCGTTTCATGAATCCGGAAGTTTGCGAAGACGACACCGGCTATCCGGAAGACTTGCTGGCGGACGAAGGTCTGACCGTGGTGCCGAACGATCCGATCGCTCCGGGCGAAACCAAGACGCTCGAAGTGACCGCATCGGACGCTGCCTGGGAAGTGTATCGTCTGGCCGACATCATCTACGACCCGGACAGCCGGATGGGTGGTATGCTGTTCTTCTATGACGATGCCGGCAACCGCCAGATGGTGATGATTGACGCTCCGCTGATCCCGACCTTCATGTAA
- the amoA gene encoding bacterial ammonia monooxygenase, subunit AmoA, which translates to MSTAASVVRSHAEAVQASRWVDYLGLFILFMVLTGSYHIHGMLTMGDWDFWSDWKDRRLWVTVYPIVMITFPAAVQAVLWERLRLPWGATVCVLGILLGEWINRYFNFWGWTYFPINFCFPTAAVHMAIFLDVVLMMSGSFLFTAVIGGLGWGLLMYPGNWPVIGPLHVPVEYNGMLMSIADIQGYHYVRTGTPEYIRMVEKGTLRTFGKDVVPVSAFFAGFMSILIYFMWHFVGRWFGTVKFIKKT; encoded by the coding sequence ATGAGCACTGCTGCATCTGTTGTTCGGTCACACGCCGAAGCAGTCCAGGCCTCCAGGTGGGTAGACTACCTGGGCCTGTTCATCCTGTTTATGGTACTGACCGGTTCCTACCACATCCATGGCATGCTGACCATGGGTGACTGGGACTTCTGGTCCGACTGGAAAGACCGTCGTCTGTGGGTGACGGTGTATCCGATCGTCATGATCACCTTCCCGGCGGCGGTTCAGGCTGTTTTGTGGGAGCGCCTGCGTCTGCCGTGGGGTGCCACGGTGTGTGTTCTGGGGATTTTGCTCGGTGAATGGATCAACCGCTACTTCAACTTCTGGGGTTGGACCTATTTCCCGATCAACTTCTGCTTCCCGACCGCCGCGGTCCACATGGCGATTTTCCTTGATGTTGTGCTGATGATGTCCGGCAGCTTCCTGTTCACCGCCGTGATTGGTGGTCTGGGCTGGGGTCTGTTGATGTACCCGGGCAACTGGCCGGTCATTGGCCCGCTGCACGTGCCGGTGGAATACAACGGCATGCTGATGTCGATTGCCGACATTCAGGGTTACCACTATGTGCGTACCGGTACGCCGGAATACATCCGCATGGTGGAAAAGGGTACCCTGCGTACTTTCGGTAAGGACGTGGTTCCGGTGTCTGCCTTCTTTGCCGGGTTCATGTCCATTCTGATCTACTTCATGTGGCACTTTGTGGGCCGCTGGTTCGGCACCGTGAAATTCATCAAGAAGACCTGA
- the amoC gene encoding bacterial ammonia monooxygenase, subunit AmoC, whose translation MAATTQAVGAEQEAPLLNVRWLVFAIAIYSVFYAWVRWYEGVYGWSAGLDSFAPEFETYWMNFLYIEIVAEVITASVLWGYLWRTRDRNVEAIAGTREELRRNFTHLVWLVAYAWAIYWGASYFTEQDGTWHQTIVRDTDFTPSHIIEFYLSYPIYIITGFAAFIYAHTRLPYWNYQKKGLSLPYLISVVGPFMILPNVGLNEWGHTFWFMEELFVAPLHYGFVVFGWFALAILGLLLQVFASFLNLIGKPLCGEVYDQAVARVGEDQAQWMD comes from the coding sequence ATGGCTGCAACGACTCAAGCTGTTGGCGCAGAGCAGGAAGCCCCGCTTCTGAACGTGCGCTGGCTGGTGTTTGCGATCGCGATTTATTCGGTGTTTTACGCCTGGGTCCGATGGTACGAAGGGGTTTACGGCTGGAGTGCTGGCCTGGACTCTTTTGCGCCGGAATTTGAGACTTACTGGATGAACTTCCTGTACATCGAGATTGTGGCTGAGGTTATTACGGCCTCGGTGCTGTGGGGCTATCTGTGGCGGACCCGTGATCGCAATGTGGAAGCGATTGCCGGGACGCGAGAAGAGCTGCGCCGCAATTTCACCCATCTTGTCTGGCTGGTGGCCTATGCGTGGGCGATTTACTGGGGTGCGAGCTACTTCACCGAACAGGACGGCACCTGGCATCAGACCATCGTTCGTGACACGGACTTCACGCCGAGCCACATTATCGAGTTCTATCTGAGCTACCCGATCTACATCATCACTGGCTTTGCGGCGTTTATTTATGCGCACACCCGTCTTCCGTACTGGAATTACCAGAAGAAGGGTCTGTCGCTGCCGTATCTGATTTCGGTGGTGGGGCCGTTCATGATTCTGCCGAACGTGGGTCTGAACGAATGGGGTCACACTTTCTGGTTCATGGAAGAGCTGTTTGTGGCGCCGCTGCACTACGGATTTGTGGTGTTTGGGTGGTTTGCGCTGGCGATTCTGGGGCTGCTGCTTCAGGTGTTTGCCAGCTTCCTGAATCTGATTGGCAAGCCGCTGTGCGGTGAGGTTTACGACCAGGCGGTCGCCCGCGTCGGCGAAGACCAGGCTCAGTGGATGGACTGA